A region of Kribbella sp. NBC_01245 DNA encodes the following proteins:
- a CDS encoding AfsR/SARP family transcriptional regulator codes for MDFRLLGPVEAWSGSNRLTVGGPKPRALLAALLLERGRVVSAERLIDLLWPDDPPPTARALIQTYVAALRRGLTADGTADPIETRPPGYRISGGRLDLTTYEDLVRSARQASRPTDAVRDFRAADALWRGPALGGIGGSLTTEAARLDDLRLAVFEDLIAAELDTGRHAAVAEEIAATLSRHPLRERLRGQLMTALCRCGRQAEALAVYAEGRRLLADELGVDPGRDLQRLHDAVLHNDPSLFTTPNVADEPASVAEHTAGGKQVPAQLPAGVADFTGRTSELTGLVARFDDPIEPGVVGLQVISGPGGVGKSALALSAVHQLAARFKDGQLYADLGGVTDLPASPADVVARFLRALGVDRQSLPVSLEERVDLYRSVTAGRSLLVLLDDAASEQQVRPLLPGAGGSAVVITSRRRLSGLAGANVTDLGVLGTDDAIGLLARVAGRDRVAAEPDQADRIVALCGCLPLAVRTAGARLASRRQWSLARFAARLADERQRLDELSAGDVEVRASLALGYQGLDEPARLAFRRLGLLSLLDFAPWIAGPLLDLPTDEAEDVVEQLVDAQLLELATVDPLGQVRYRMHELLQVFARERAELEDPVADREAAVTRALRAWLGLIGRISASGPTGEIDLVPPGPIEGVVPADVLQPALARPAVWFDVETPSMLASVDRAAANGLHRVAAEVVAAMCSSSFVITNRFDDWWRSHDSALQAARVAGDQATEAMLLAGLGRLRSGQDDYAGAEAYFADSLAGYVAVGDRRGEAIALAGLGDVSRELGDVVPARERLDRALAIFRALRDDAGIGFCARRSGALAIEQGRTDEGFASLDEALTAYRRAFSRRGEAITLRTISLAHRAAGEYGKAARLAEQAVAMLREIGDAVMTAYAVQALAKARLRLGAGAAVAPELAAALTTCRTYSDRFGQALILRTQGELQLSLDDPAAAVPMLEESLAIWRELGLPQFAERTESDLRKALAAGSN; via the coding sequence ATGGACTTCAGGCTGCTGGGGCCGGTCGAGGCGTGGTCCGGTTCGAACCGGCTCACCGTCGGCGGCCCGAAACCGCGCGCGCTGCTGGCCGCGCTGTTGCTCGAACGGGGGCGGGTGGTCTCGGCCGAGCGCCTGATCGACCTGCTCTGGCCCGACGATCCACCACCAACGGCCCGCGCGCTGATCCAGACGTACGTCGCCGCGCTGCGCCGGGGGCTGACGGCCGACGGCACCGCCGATCCGATCGAGACACGGCCGCCGGGTTACCGGATCAGCGGTGGCCGGCTCGACCTCACGACGTACGAGGACCTGGTCCGTTCCGCCCGCCAGGCGAGCCGGCCGACCGACGCCGTCCGGGACTTCCGCGCCGCCGACGCGTTGTGGCGTGGCCCGGCGCTCGGTGGCATCGGTGGTTCGCTGACGACCGAGGCCGCGCGCCTCGACGACCTGCGACTGGCCGTGTTCGAGGACCTGATCGCGGCGGAACTCGACACCGGGCGGCACGCGGCCGTCGCCGAGGAGATCGCCGCCACGCTGTCCCGGCATCCCTTGCGCGAACGCCTTCGCGGCCAGCTCATGACCGCGCTGTGTCGCTGCGGCCGACAGGCGGAGGCGCTCGCCGTTTATGCCGAAGGCCGCCGTCTGCTGGCCGACGAGCTCGGCGTCGACCCGGGCCGCGACCTGCAGCGCCTGCACGACGCCGTACTCCACAACGATCCGTCCCTCTTCACAACGCCCAACGTGGCTGACGAACCGGCGTCCGTCGCAGAGCACACGGCTGGGGGTAAGCAGGTGCCGGCGCAGTTGCCGGCGGGCGTTGCGGACTTCACCGGACGAACGTCGGAGCTGACCGGGTTGGTCGCGCGGTTCGACGACCCGATAGAGCCCGGCGTGGTCGGCCTCCAGGTGATCAGCGGTCCGGGCGGGGTGGGCAAATCCGCGCTCGCGCTCTCGGCCGTACATCAGCTCGCCGCCCGGTTCAAAGACGGCCAGCTGTACGCCGACCTCGGTGGCGTGACGGATCTGCCGGCCTCGCCCGCCGACGTGGTCGCGCGGTTCTTGCGGGCGCTCGGGGTGGATCGGCAGAGTCTGCCCGTCTCCTTGGAGGAACGCGTCGACCTCTATCGCAGCGTGACCGCGGGCCGTTCCTTGCTCGTCCTGCTCGACGATGCCGCCTCCGAACAGCAGGTCCGGCCGCTGCTGCCCGGTGCGGGTGGTTCCGCCGTCGTGATCACCTCCCGCCGACGGCTCAGCGGTTTGGCGGGGGCCAACGTCACCGACCTCGGAGTGCTCGGCACCGACGACGCGATCGGCCTGCTGGCGCGAGTGGCCGGCCGGGACCGGGTCGCCGCCGAGCCGGACCAGGCCGATCGAATCGTCGCGCTGTGCGGCTGCCTCCCGCTGGCCGTGCGTACTGCCGGGGCACGTCTTGCCAGCCGTCGCCAGTGGTCACTCGCGCGGTTCGCGGCCCGGCTGGCCGACGAGCGGCAGCGCCTGGACGAGTTGTCCGCGGGCGATGTCGAGGTACGGGCCAGCCTGGCGCTCGGTTACCAGGGCCTGGACGAACCGGCCCGGCTGGCGTTCCGGCGGCTCGGTCTGCTCAGCCTGCTCGACTTCGCGCCGTGGATCGCTGGGCCGTTGCTAGACCTGCCGACCGACGAAGCCGAGGACGTGGTCGAGCAACTCGTCGACGCCCAGCTGCTCGAACTCGCGACCGTCGATCCACTCGGCCAGGTCCGCTATCGCATGCACGAACTGCTGCAGGTGTTCGCCCGCGAACGCGCCGAGCTGGAGGACCCCGTCGCCGATCGCGAGGCCGCCGTCACCCGGGCCCTGCGCGCTTGGCTCGGCCTGATCGGACGGATCTCCGCCAGCGGGCCGACCGGCGAGATCGACCTGGTCCCGCCCGGGCCGATCGAAGGCGTGGTGCCGGCCGACGTACTGCAGCCTGCACTGGCCCGGCCCGCTGTCTGGTTCGACGTGGAGACGCCGTCGATGCTGGCCTCGGTCGACCGGGCGGCGGCGAACGGTCTGCATCGCGTCGCGGCTGAGGTGGTCGCCGCGATGTGCTCGTCGTCGTTCGTCATCACGAACCGGTTCGACGATTGGTGGCGAAGTCACGACAGCGCACTCCAGGCCGCGAGGGTGGCCGGGGATCAGGCCACCGAGGCGATGCTGCTCGCGGGGCTCGGACGGTTGCGCAGCGGCCAGGACGACTATGCCGGGGCCGAGGCCTACTTCGCGGATTCGCTCGCCGGGTACGTCGCGGTGGGCGATCGGCGCGGCGAGGCGATCGCGTTGGCGGGCCTGGGTGACGTCAGCCGCGAACTCGGCGACGTCGTGCCCGCGCGCGAACGGCTCGACCGGGCGCTGGCGATCTTCCGGGCGCTGCGCGACGACGCGGGCATCGGCTTCTGCGCTCGCCGCAGTGGTGCGCTCGCCATCGAACAAGGCCGTACCGACGAGGGTTTCGCGTCACTGGACGAGGCTCTCACGGCGTACCGCCGGGCTTTCAGCCGCCGCGGCGAGGCCATCACCCTGCGCACGATCAGCCTGGCCCACCGAGCCGCCGGTGAGTACGGGAAGGCGGCCCGGCTGGCCGAACAGGCCGTCGCGATGTTGCGGGAGATCGGCGACGCGGTGATGACGGCGTACGCCGTACAGGCGCTCGCGAAGGCGCGGCTCCGGCTCGGCGCGGGCGCGGCCGTGGCGCCTGAGCTGGCGGCGGCGCTCACCACCTGCCGGACGTACTCGGACCGCTTCGGGCAGGCGTTGATCCTCCGCACCCAGGGCGAGTTGCAGCTGTCGCTGGATGACCCGGCGGCGGCGGTGCCGATGCTCGAGGAGTCGCTCGCGATCTGGCGTGAGCTGGGCCTGCCGCAGTTCGCCGAACGGACCGAAAGCGATCTGCGAAAGGCGCTCGCGGCCGGCTCGAACTGA
- a CDS encoding family 43 glycosylhydrolase, translated as MPLRLFAAILLTLLTLTTPASATRSAEASRSAEAPQPLIGRDFPDADLLQVDSTYYAYSTNSSYDGRLLNIPIAHASSITGPWTVDGVDALPTLPAWVAFDQPSGTYRVWAPDVSQRADGVYLMYYTAKHTSGIQCIGAATSDTPTGPFTPVGVEPLICNAFDHGNIDPASLVVDGRRYLVYKDDANSAGQPASVWIHETAPNGINWIGERHKLLTADPAGDERTVLDAPVIVRRDNRFVLFYSADAWDANYHVKYAVGTTLTAPFAKQGTVIDNTTWPDAIRNPGGQDVTGNHLAFHALTPGGRGLHVTGLTWRNGVPVLTNAPIVANGTYQLTALHSGKALDGVVQRTPTTSPTQRWTFTRQSDDSYRITNEASQLALTCAAQPISQTAWTGRDNQRWYVDPDRAGTHRITCKFTANALDVAWASTADNAEVITWPQHDAANQRWHLG; from the coding sequence ATGCCGTTACGCCTGTTCGCCGCCATCCTGCTCACCCTGCTCACCCTGACAACGCCCGCATCCGCGACACGATCGGCCGAAGCGTCGCGGTCAGCCGAGGCGCCGCAGCCGTTGATCGGCCGGGATTTCCCGGACGCGGACCTGCTGCAGGTCGATTCGACGTACTACGCCTACTCGACCAACTCGTCGTACGACGGACGGCTCCTGAACATCCCGATCGCCCACGCGTCGAGCATCACCGGCCCCTGGACGGTCGACGGCGTGGACGCATTGCCAACCCTCCCCGCGTGGGTCGCGTTCGACCAACCCAGCGGCACCTATCGCGTCTGGGCGCCGGACGTCTCGCAGCGAGCGGACGGCGTCTACCTCATGTACTACACCGCCAAACACACCAGCGGCATCCAGTGCATCGGCGCCGCAACCTCGGACACCCCGACCGGCCCATTCACCCCAGTGGGCGTAGAACCCCTTATTTGCAACGCCTTCGACCACGGCAACATCGATCCGGCCAGCCTGGTCGTCGACGGCCGCCGCTATCTCGTCTACAAGGACGACGCGAACTCCGCCGGCCAACCCGCCTCGGTCTGGATCCACGAGACCGCGCCCAACGGCATCAACTGGATCGGCGAACGACACAAACTACTCACCGCGGATCCGGCCGGCGACGAGCGCACCGTCCTCGACGCGCCCGTCATCGTACGACGAGACAACCGGTTCGTCCTGTTCTACTCAGCCGATGCCTGGGACGCGAACTACCACGTGAAGTACGCCGTCGGCACCACCCTGACCGCACCATTCGCCAAGCAGGGCACGGTCATCGACAACACCACCTGGCCCGACGCGATCCGCAACCCCGGCGGCCAAGACGTCACCGGCAACCACCTCGCCTTCCACGCCCTCACCCCCGGCGGCCGCGGCCTGCACGTCACCGGCCTGACCTGGCGCAACGGCGTCCCTGTCCTCACCAACGCGCCGATCGTTGCCAACGGCACCTACCAACTCACCGCCTTGCACAGCGGCAAAGCCCTCGACGGCGTCGTGCAACGTACGCCGACCACGAGCCCCACCCAACGCTGGACTTTCACCCGGCAGTCCGACGACTCGTACCGCATCACCAACGAGGCAAGCCAACTAGCCCTCACCTGCGCCGCCCAACCCATCTCGCAAACCGCGTGGACCGGCCGCGACAACCAACGCTGGTACGTCGACCCCGACCGCGCCGGCACCCACCGCATCACCTGCAAGTTCACCGCCAACGCCCTGGACGTCGCCTGGGCCTCCACCGCCGACAACGCCGAGGTCATCACCTGGCCCCAACACGACGCCGCCAACCAACGCTGGCACCTAGGCTGA
- a CDS encoding META domain-containing protein — protein MRSVVLLIAGLALAATGCGNETNPGGSGDTDDRLRDRTFQSTSITVDDKPKALAPRTKVRFQFTGDGRLIADAGCNSMQSPVNTSDGKLSVDSLSMTEMGCDAPRHAQDEWLAKILQAKPAWQLDGGKLTVTDASTTLVLSDATEADLALEGTRWTLTSLIQGDTVSNQAGMEKAYLEFAGGKVTGSTGCNSLNGPATVSGSSMQVGPIGLTRKACAGDAAKVEQALVKVLKGTVNFSIDGSQLTLNGSDGAGLQLTGKA, from the coding sequence ATGCGCAGCGTGGTTCTCCTGATCGCCGGTCTCGCCCTTGCGGCGACCGGCTGCGGAAACGAGACGAACCCGGGCGGCAGCGGTGATACGGATGACCGGCTGCGGGACCGGACGTTCCAGTCGACCTCGATCACCGTCGACGATAAGCCGAAGGCGCTCGCGCCGCGGACCAAGGTGCGGTTCCAGTTCACCGGCGACGGCCGGTTGATCGCGGACGCGGGTTGCAACTCGATGCAATCCCCGGTGAACACCTCCGACGGCAAGCTCTCGGTCGACTCTTTGTCCATGACCGAGATGGGTTGTGACGCGCCTCGGCATGCCCAGGACGAGTGGCTCGCCAAGATCCTGCAGGCCAAACCGGCCTGGCAGCTCGACGGCGGCAAGCTGACCGTGACCGACGCGTCGACCACCCTGGTGCTGAGCGACGCGACCGAAGCGGATCTCGCCCTCGAAGGCACCCGCTGGACGTTGACCAGCCTGATCCAGGGCGACACCGTCTCGAACCAGGCAGGGATGGAAAAGGCCTACCTGGAATTTGCCGGCGGCAAGGTGACCGGTTCGACCGGTTGCAACAGCCTCAACGGTCCCGCCACGGTGAGCGGCAGCAGCATGCAGGTCGGGCCGATCGGGCTCACCCGCAAGGCGTGCGCGGGCGATGCCGCCAAGGTCGAGCAGGCCCTCGTCAAAGTCCTCAAGGGCACGGTGAACTTCAGTATCGACGGATCCCAGCTGACCTTGAACGGTTCCGACGGAGCTGGTCTGCAGCTGACCGGAAAGGCCTGA